aagcaaccaaaacaaaaacatacagaaaaccttaacaatccatacttgcattcatgtcagtccataacaaaaacaatgttaagcaacacttttgagcatatttattttcatatttattttcatcaagcatgcatactgttgttttgtattctaaaaccatacttgatcacttctttggaagataaaactgaagcatagttttaaaacacaaaacacaatttcagttttgttactcgatcaggtacagttacttggtcagttacttgaccagttatttggtcagttacttgaccagttacctggtcagttacttgaccagttacctggtcagttacttgaccagttacctgatcagttacttggtcaggtacctgatcagtgttctctgccaacatcaatgaagaatgctttgtgcatcataatcacttatgccaacagaaaactacaaaactcatgagcttttaactttatattctacccagatgaTTGTCtttataagaaaattaagctcttgcATCTGTCAATTTCTACAATGTGTAAAGCTTTTGGGAGATTCTTATTCTTCATACATTGTCACACAATCACAAATACATTACCATATaagcaatcaattcatcatgcatattcaagcacaaacaattgtttcgattccaagaaaccatagaataatcaagaaattgtaaatttcatccggtcaccatctactctagcctgACGCATGCCGGGAATGctactagggttcttgagcacaatcaaaaacttaaTAATTATACTATGAATCGAAAACAATTTTCAccgaaaaacctgtttttgctttttccccaatttgctgcaaaAAATCTCAGCGGAAGCTTGAATTTGTTATCCAGATGCAGCAAAACAATTCTCTTGGTATCTTGATTCACAGCAATCGGGGTTTGAATCCCTTCTAAGATGAAAACACCTCAAACACTTCCGAATCCAGTCCCATACCCTCTTCTTGATCGAAACTGACCGTTGTAGAACAACGGTCCTTTGTTCTTAAGGCTTCGGGTCGGGTTTTGGGCCTGGCTCTTATGTTTGCTGCTACTGGTTCAAGAGAttaagtaacttactttgatcAAGTACCtcaccagttacttggtcagttacttacttgatcaggtacctgatcagttacttgaccagttacctgatcagttacttgacccgtaaagcaaaaaccctcctctttttttttttttttttttgtgtttgttttgcaaaaccctaaaacgattttgatatttgtgagcctatgctctgataccaattgtaaaaaccatatacatgctcacaacatatgcacatcaacttgacaacaatcacaaaagaactaaaacttaccttcagcaataacaggtacttaccaacttgcttctcaatggacagaacttatGCAAATAACGTCGGTGGtaacagggaccaattcatccatatatatatatatatatatatatatatgtgacttaaccctcaaggagcttcccattaaagcattccttatcggattaggttttctagttagattcttaatatATCAcatcttgtagcctttcttgtagactaagcaatggattactatccttaatgaattgatacactgcttcattaagctactagtattgatttatagtttgtgtccatgttgaactagttttgacattaaactaattatcaatttactatatgttaatgtgtgacaagtccatgtTGATTCTAACAAAAAATTGTACAGAAGTATATATCAAAACTAGTTTTGTTCTTTGTTTGTCCACTGTTATTGTTCTTGGGAGACCTTTGCTGAACTTCCAAAAAAGTGGGATAAAATATTTGGATCATGGATTTCAGGCCTTAATCTTGTTCTTCTATAGATTTGAGAagcttttttttggtctgagatTTGAGAAGCTTCAGTTCCGCTCTTTCCGTCATGAAACACCCAACGGAACTCGTCATTGGTTAAATCAATAATATCAGAACTGAGAAATTCCAACCAAGTTCGGTTTGACAATCATAGGAGACTGAAATCTTGGAGACGATGTCAACTACCCGACACCGAATGACACTGAGTCCACCGTTTTATTCTTTCATGCCAGAGACCCTAGACACAGCATAATTTATACCGCTGTGCCAAACAATCTGACCTCTTTTTATACCTTCCACAACTCCACCCCCATTAAAATAAGAATAAGCTATTTGTATCAAATTGGTCCCAAACCACATCTGACCATGGTGAAGAGAATAGAACTCTCACAGACATGTGATCAATTGTGATGGCATTGGAATCAGAAGACAATCTccatttcacaccatcacaacCAACTTTGCTGGGTAACAATCGAACTCCATGCTCATTGTATAATTTCAACAGAATAGCCAAAAAGTGCATTCAATTCGTAGATGAGAGACCAACATTTCAGTACCAAAAAGCAGCCTCTGATTCTACTAAACTCAACCTGAAACAGCTATAGCTGTTTCAAACATTCAATTAGTacaaagtaaattgataaaactgtcattttttttttcataactaGACTATTTATTATTTCACGATCCATATAAAAAACACCATATTGAACTTTGTTTCCTATGTTCGGTACACAGAACCTCTCTAAGCAGAGCGCACAAAGTAGAGCTTTCCCATGACATGAAGAACAGCAACAAAGGCAATGAAACCAATGCTCATGATGAGAACAACATTCGGGGAGATCTTGAGTCCTGGGGCGTCGTCAGTGTAGAACTGGAGCATTGTCCCGGCTGCACCTCCAGAAGAACCGCCACCACTCGTCGTCCTCCTTCGGCGCATACTCGCAGTAGCTGCGGCACTTCCTCTTGGGGGAGCTGCTCCACCGCCTAGAACCATTTTTTCTGGAGAACCCAATCACACGTTTAGTCTCTCAATCCAAAACATATATTGTTACACATCTAAAACCAAACTTCCCAAATAGAATCCACACCAAAAGAGAATAATAGAAAACTTCTAAAACAGAATACTAAATTGATTCTACCAAATCCTAATGCAAACCCAAGTTTCTTCCCGATTGATGTTGGGtatcacaaaacaaaatacaCACGAATTCGATTCCTATAAGCAATTCTGATAGCATAACCAAAAGACTAATCAATTGCATGCAGAATTATTCACAATAATTGATAAAAATCTTCATAGCTCATCAACTCTGTACCCAAAACCCGGCTCAATTCTAAATCTTGATTGGACTAGAAACAAAAAGGTATGATGATAACGTATAGATCTAGAATTCGAATCACACTACGAACATCAGCAGCAGAAAAATAGCTATAAATCCAAAAAATAACAACCGGAATCTATCTAACCCATCAAACAAAACTTCTAAAGTTTTCAAATTCACATGATAATATAGACAATTCGGAGACCCTAAACCCCAGATCCGTGAATGGGAACCAAGATCCAATCACGAAAGCAATGCAAAATTCCCAGATCAAAAATTAATTGATAATTgaaatacgaaattgaaggttgcATGGCGTAGACGAGAACTTGCCTGAGGAAACGAGTTGAAGGAAGGCGAGAGTtgtttgaagattgaagaagggAGAGAGAGCGTGTTTGACTCCAATGGCCCTGAAATTAGTTTGGTTATATAGTGCAAAGCGTTTGAAGGTTATTTTGTCTACGTGGACTACCCTTCCACGCCTCTTCCTCCAATCGTCTCCTGCCACGTCAAATCCCGCGTATGCAGTTTTGCCAAATATCTctgtctttattttatttataggtaaaaaaaatattttaggggcttctttttattattattactaagTCTTATATATGTGCCATGTCAGTTTTATTAttgaaaaggggagaatatgaAAGTTTTCTTTTCACCCATTTCTTCAACTTTatatttttgtgtttttgtagATTCTCGTAACAATCTTTTAAGAttatttaattatgaatttttatttttttattataaaagaCATTTATTGCAAACTAAAAGTGAAGTCTTTGGCACTAAATTTTGATTTCtctttatagtagtagagatatGTTTTCaaagaccaaaaaagaagaaaaaaattttggtttttttttgtaagCCATTAACACACGGGGAGAATTATCCCAAAAATTGAATGACTCAAGTTAGCCAGAGCATTTGTTGTAAAACTTGTTTCTCTTAGAACATGCTGAAAGATGATTGAAGAGAGAGACTTAATAATTGGTGGGATGTCATGAACAATGGACTTGAGCCTTGAAGGAATATCACGTACTGCTTCTATTGAGAGAGTTAATGATGAGTTCGAAGTCTCCTTCAACAAAGATTCTGAGGACCTTGTTCCAATCTTTGAGTAAACCATCATGAAGGCCAATAGCCTTAGTAGGgagaacatttttttttttaggttctgAGAAAAGATTCGACATCCCTTTCTCAAAGAGTCTAATTCCTCTCTCAACCCTTAATATTAATTTTTCTAA
This portion of the Rosa chinensis cultivar Old Blush chromosome 1, RchiOBHm-V2, whole genome shotgun sequence genome encodes:
- the LOC112187325 gene encoding protein transport protein Sec61 subunit beta; amino-acid sequence: MVLGGGAAPPRGSAAATASMRRRRTTSGGGSSGGAAGTMLQFYTDDAPGLKISPNVVLIMSIGFIAFVAVLHVMGKLYFVRSA